In Drosophila yakuba strain Tai18E2 chromosome 2R, Prin_Dyak_Tai18E2_2.1, whole genome shotgun sequence, a single genomic region encodes these proteins:
- the LOC6531636 gene encoding uncharacterized protein LOC6531636 gives MSGKLIMKRKRASQEEQQHQQQAQEQRVQPQEQPQEQQPNDAVPEKRHRPLTPPAEEPSPPDAPNRILLEALQKIMELQAELDAFEQDLDDRDGYAAAGAEAEDAEEIEEDAEVAAQFAPPTPAQRTQAEALGFAMCARETLLFLQSEGVPTESPLYQTLLGKLVGQSDGLLHA, from the coding sequence ATGTCGGGCAAACTGATCATGAAGCGCAAGCGAGCCAGtcaggaggagcagcagcatcagcagcaggcaCAGGAGCAGCGTGTCCAGCCGCAGGAGCAGCCACAGGAGCAGCAACCGAATGATGCAGTTCCGGAGAAACGTCATCGTCCTCTAACTCCGCCAGCAGAAGAGCCATCCCCGCCAGATGCCCCCAATCGAATCCTCTTGGAAGCGCTGCAAAAGATAATGGAGCTGCAGGCGGAACTGGATGCCTTTGAGCAGGATCTGGATGATCGGGATGGCTATGCGGCTGCCGGAGCTGAGGCCGAGGACGCCGAGGAAATTGAAGAGGATGCCGAGGTGGCTGCCCAGTTTGCGCCACCGACGCCAGCCCAAAGAACACAGGCGGAGGCACTGGGCTTTGCCATGTGCGCCAGGGAAACGTTGCTGTTCCTCCAGAGTGAGGGAGTACCCACGGAGTCGCCGCTCTACCAGACTCTCCTCGGGAAATTGGTTGGTCAAAGCGATGGACTGCTGCACGCCTAA
- the LOC6531638 gene encoding LOW QUALITY PROTEIN: uncharacterized protein DDB_G0283357 (The sequence of the model RefSeq protein was modified relative to this genomic sequence to represent the inferred CDS: substituted 1 base at 1 genomic stop codon), protein MTEKYDGNGDFSAFNDDDNDFGGKPRKPGGSIGAPGGAHNGDASAHDHGHHGGDPGGNVQINEKANEYIRDCMAERNRMDRKFPIAEKLLEGEIEKVQTTGRIPSREQKYADIYREKPLRISQRVLVPIREHPKFNFVGKLLGPKGNSLRRLQEETLCKMTVLGRNSMRDRVKEEELRSSKDPKYAHLNSDLHVEISTIAPPAEAYARIAYAMAELRKYLIPDSNDIIRQEQLRELMDSTSLNDNDNAKSGYKKTSHMQGGNNAMGGGSINPIGGVKNTPHHSYRGSQQSSFSKNVLAPKQKVMSILEKARTAMDETYGRGYDDGLGYDPHQSYDSYSYGTHGHGPHGPPANILGGVGGISGGGGRGGHYESSDYEPDYGRREYYQHSPGYSAGGGGGVGLGSSGASQSNAIGGSGLSSNHNRSHVNRXNLLDPSSASGGRATNPAATPQNLTMKSQPNSSNNFLPNHGASECQNGKSINPNYYYNSNGSSKLNQQQLQQSQPNLPPQLSGHNNSSNSSRVSNNINTSSHNNCNSNFHPVGDKNSNDVSFISSYRLGPMDGQKSANSNNINNHTLGSKNHSNNTTTTASVPNMLLVRPANPSLHIGTFPFLPVQFF, encoded by the exons ATGACCGAGAAGTACGACGGCAACGGTGACTTTTCCGCCTTCAACGACGATGACAACGACTTTGGCGGCAAGCCTCGCAAGCCTGGTGGCTCCATAGGAGCACCAGGTGGCGCCCACAATGGCGACGCTTCCGCCCACGATCACGGTCATCATGGCGGAGATCCTGGCGGCAATGTCCAGATAAACGAGAAGGCCAATGAGTACATACGCGATTGTATGGCGGAACGAAATCGCATGGACAGAAAGTTTCCCATTGCCGAAAAACTGCTGGAAGGCG aGATTGAAAAGGTTCAGACAACAGGAAGGATCCCTTCCAGAGAGCAAAAATATGCCGATATCTATAGAGAGAAGCCGCTGCGGATCTCACAACGTGTTTTGGTTCCCATTAGAGAACATCCCAAG TTCAACTTCGTGGGCAAATTGCTGGGGCCCAAGGGCAACTCCCTTCGCCGCCTTCAGGAGGAGACCCTTTGCAAGATGACCGTCCTGGGACGTAACTCCATGCGCGATCGTGTCAAAGAAGAGGAACTCCGCAGCTCCAAGGATCCCAAGTACGCTCACCTCAACAGCGACCTGCACGTGGAGATATCGACAATAGCGCCGCCCGCCGAAGCCTACGCCCGAATTGCCTACGCCATGGCCGAGCTGCGAAAGTATTTGATTCCAGACAGTAACGACATCATCcggcaggagcagctgcgCGAGTTGATGGACAGCACTAGCCTAAATGACAACGATAATGCCAAGAGTGGCTATAAGAAGACGTCTCACATGCAGGGAGGTAACAATGCCATGGGTGGCGGCTCAATTAACCCGATTGGAGGGGTTAAGAACACCCCACATCACAGTTATAG GGGCTCACAGCAGTCATCTTTTAGCAAAAATGTGCTGGCTCCGAAACAGAAAGTGATGTCCATATTGGAAAAAGCCAGGACGGCCATGGACGAAACCTATGG TCGGGGTTATGACGACGGCCTTGGTTACGATCCTCACCAGTCGTACGATAGCTACTCGTATGGCACTCATGGCCATGGACCCCATGGACCGCCAGCTAACATTCTAGGCGGGGTGGGCGGCATCAGCGGCGGCGGAGGACGGGGTGGGCACTACGAAAGCTCTGACTACGAGCCGGATTATGGGAGACGAGAATACTATCAGCACTCGCCCGGATATTCTG CTGGCGGTGGCGGAGGTGTAGGTCTGGGCTCTAGCGGCGCTTCTCAATCAAATGCCATCGGCGGCTCTGGTCTCAGTTCCAATCACAATCGCAGCCATGTTAACAGGTGAAATTTGCTGGACCCTAGCAGTGCCAGCGGAGGTCGAGCTACAAACCCAGCGGCAACCCCCCAGAATTTGACCATGAAATCCCAACCcaatagcagcaacaactttttgccaaatcACGGAGCAAGTGAGTGCCAAAACGGCAAGAGCATAAATCCCAACTACTACTACAATTCCAACGGCAGTTCCAAG CTAAATCAGCAACAACTTCAACAGTCGCAACCAAATCTCCCACCGCAGCTATCaggccacaacaacagcagcaatagcagccGCGTCAGCAATAACATTAACACCAGTAGCCACAATAATTGCAATAGCAACTTTCACCCAGTCGGTGACAAAAACTCCAACGACGTTTCATTTATATCCTCCTATCGACTCGGTCCAATGGATGGCCAAAAGAgtgccaacagcaacaatatcAACAATCACACATTAGGCAGTAAaaaccacagcaacaacaccaccacAACCGCTTCAGTGCCCAATATGCTCTTAGTAAG ACCTGCTAATCCTTCGCTACATATTGGCACATTTCCGTTCTTGCCCGTGCAGTTTTTCTGA